A section of the Cloacibacillus sp. An23 genome encodes:
- a CDS encoding helix-turn-helix transcriptional regulator, with translation MSVGKTIRDLRKERGIRSQEELAYLLDTARQTVSSWERDICLPEGANLVKLANVLGTSVAHILGEDTARGRGQGPARPRKEKRYALNARSPEPFSISIERSENGKTVRYDLPPEDAEIFFPLVERLWKKIERKMESR, from the coding sequence ATGTCCGTGGGTAAAACAATACGCGACCTCAGAAAAGAGAGAGGCATCAGAAGCCAGGAAGAGCTCGCATACCTCCTAGATACGGCGCGCCAGACGGTCTCGTCATGGGAACGCGACATTTGTCTGCCTGAAGGCGCGAACCTGGTGAAGCTCGCGAACGTGCTCGGAACGTCGGTGGCCCATATTTTAGGCGAAGATACGGCGCGGGGCCGCGGGCAGGGTCCGGCGCGCCCGAGGAAAGAGAAGCGCTACGCGCTGAACGCGCGCTCGCCGGAGCCTTTTTCGATTTCGATAGAACGGAGCGAGAACGGGAAAACGGTGCGGTACGATCTGCCGCCGGAGGACGCTGAGATATTTTTCCCGCTCGTCGAGCGGCTGTGGAAGAAGATCGAGAGAAAGATGGAGTCGCGGTGA
- a CDS encoding O-acetylhomoserine aminocarboxypropyltransferase/cysteine synthase family protein — protein sequence MADCKDYGFMTRALHEGWNCDPATGALGLPIYATAAYQFHDGAHAARLFNLEEEGFTYSRIANPTVKAFEDTLASLEGGVGAVALSSGQAALAHIVAALCEAGTNVVVSRKVYGGTLTLLQNLFSRFGVEAILVDGDHPCQAEQAVNDGTRAIFTETIGNPVINVAPLEALARIAKRQGVPLVVDNTFASPALCRPIEWGAHIVFHSTTKYISGFGNIVGGAVIDGGNFDWAAWADKFPGLAKPDAGYHGVTFTERFGRAAFAAKLRASILRDLGGCPSPFDAYLLRMSLGTLALRMKRHSENALEIARFLENHPQVEWVRYPGLESHPQHDMAEVYLKDGCGGMMAVEVKGGVDAGRRFVDALKMIHHAANLGESRTLVTHPASTTHSQLAPEQRRAAGISDGMLRLSVGIEDARDIIADLERGLAAAR from the coding sequence ATGGCTGATTGTAAGGATTACGGCTTTATGACGAGGGCCCTGCACGAGGGATGGAACTGCGACCCCGCGACCGGGGCGCTGGGGCTCCCGATTTACGCGACGGCGGCCTATCAGTTTCACGACGGCGCCCACGCCGCACGGCTTTTTAATCTCGAGGAAGAGGGCTTCACATATTCGCGCATAGCGAACCCGACCGTCAAGGCCTTCGAGGATACGCTCGCGTCGCTCGAGGGCGGCGTCGGCGCCGTGGCGCTCTCGTCGGGGCAGGCGGCCCTCGCGCATATCGTCGCGGCTTTGTGCGAGGCTGGGACGAACGTCGTCGTCTCGCGCAAGGTCTACGGCGGCACTCTGACGCTGCTTCAGAATTTATTCTCGCGCTTCGGTGTGGAAGCTATACTCGTAGACGGAGACCACCCGTGCCAGGCTGAGCAGGCTGTAAACGACGGAACGCGCGCTATTTTTACGGAGACGATAGGCAATCCCGTCATCAACGTCGCGCCGCTCGAAGCGCTCGCGCGCATCGCGAAACGTCAGGGCGTGCCGCTCGTCGTGGACAACACATTCGCCTCGCCCGCGCTATGCCGCCCGATAGAGTGGGGCGCGCACATAGTGTTTCATTCGACTACGAAATATATCTCCGGCTTCGGCAACATCGTCGGAGGCGCGGTGATAGACGGCGGCAATTTCGACTGGGCCGCGTGGGCGGACAAGTTCCCCGGCCTCGCGAAGCCGGACGCGGGCTATCACGGCGTGACCTTCACGGAGCGCTTCGGACGCGCGGCCTTCGCCGCGAAGCTCCGCGCCTCTATACTGCGCGACCTCGGCGGCTGCCCGTCGCCGTTCGACGCCTATCTGCTGCGCATGTCGCTCGGCACGCTCGCGCTGCGCATGAAGCGCCACAGCGAGAACGCGCTCGAAATCGCGCGCTTCCTCGAAAACCACCCGCAGGTCGAGTGGGTTCGTTATCCCGGCCTCGAAAGCCATCCGCAGCACGACATGGCGGAGGTCTACCTCAAAGACGGCTGCGGCGGCATGATGGCGGTCGAGGTCAAAGGCGGCGTGGATGCCGGACGGCGCTTCGTAGACGCGCTCAAGATGATCCACCACGCTGCGAACCTCGGCGAATCGCGCACTCTTGTGACGCACCCGGCGAGCACCACCCATTCGCAGCTCGCGCCCGAACAGCGCCGCGCGGCGGGAATTTCCGACGGGATGCTGCGCCTCAGCGTGGGTATAGAAGACGCGCGCGACATAATCGCCGACCTTGAAAGAGGGCTCGCGGCGGCCCGCTGA
- the metX gene encoding homoserine O-acetyltransferase, with protein sequence MREEHASVVLPRVTLPSGAYFEELAQAYGDYGEGGETILVCHALTGSWKLAGERRDGEPEPWWSGVVGDGLALDTRRFRVICFNNLGSPYGSTSPASVNPADGRRWAMRFPILSPRDAAFAQKAALEALGVKKLRAVVGGSLGGMIALEAAISFPEFAGSCALIAAPDRLYPQAIAFNAVQRQSIMDDPQWNGGDYEGAGPVNGLAAARMLAMITYKSEQTFTSRYMREMADGASGAWGGQFQIESYLRHHGQALVKRFDANCYLYLTRMMDLHDIGAGRGGLDAAWKRFAGRRLLGLGISSDMLFPNWQVEEAVRAAAKNGVAAYYEEIESDNGHDAFLMDFDQVDDYLREFLYGA encoded by the coding sequence ATGCGCGAAGAACACGCCTCCGTAGTCCTGCCGCGCGTGACGCTGCCGTCCGGCGCGTACTTTGAAGAACTCGCGCAGGCCTACGGGGATTACGGCGAAGGGGGCGAGACGATACTCGTCTGCCACGCTCTGACGGGGAGCTGGAAGCTCGCCGGAGAACGCAGAGATGGCGAACCCGAGCCGTGGTGGAGCGGCGTCGTGGGAGACGGCCTCGCGCTCGACACGCGGCGCTTCCGCGTGATATGCTTCAACAACCTCGGAAGTCCCTACGGCAGCACCTCGCCCGCGAGCGTCAATCCCGCGGACGGGCGGCGCTGGGCCATGCGGTTCCCCATACTTTCGCCGCGCGACGCGGCCTTCGCGCAGAAAGCGGCGCTCGAAGCGCTCGGCGTGAAAAAGCTGCGCGCGGTCGTCGGCGGCTCGCTCGGCGGCATGATAGCGCTCGAAGCCGCGATCTCATTCCCCGAGTTCGCGGGCAGCTGCGCGCTCATAGCCGCGCCCGACCGCTTGTACCCGCAGGCGATAGCCTTCAACGCGGTGCAGCGTCAGAGCATCATGGACGACCCTCAGTGGAACGGCGGCGACTACGAGGGCGCGGGGCCGGTCAACGGCCTCGCCGCGGCGCGGATGCTCGCGATGATAACCTACAAAAGCGAACAGACCTTCACCAGCCGCTACATGCGCGAAATGGCGGACGGCGCGTCCGGGGCGTGGGGCGGACAGTTCCAGATAGAAAGCTACCTGCGCCACCACGGGCAGGCGCTCGTCAAGCGCTTCGACGCGAACTGCTATCTTTACCTCACGCGCATGATGGACCTGCACGACATAGGCGCGGGCCGCGGCGGGCTCGACGCGGCGTGGAAACGCTTCGCGGGCCGCAGGCTGCTCGGCCTCGGCATATCGAGCGACATGCTCTTCCCCAACTGGCAGGTGGAAGAGGCCGTCCGCGCCGCCGCGAAAAACGGAGTCGCGGCATACTACGAAGAGATAGAAAGCGACAACGGCCACGACGCCTTTTTAATGGACTTCGACCAGGTGGACGATTATCTGAGGGAATTTCTGTACGGCGCGTAG
- a CDS encoding aminotransferase class I/II-fold pyridoxal phosphate-dependent enzyme: protein MEFRAHGANPEKLYEQFGIPKPEKIYDFSTNTNAVPQRAGFVPDLRAALEDYPDGDCIALRAALAGEYGLPAENLLVTSGSNEAIYIIASYAASRENLLLQPVYGEYRTALEGYGARTRNIFSLGEAEGAENAAVWLCNPCNPTGALIPDAELDAAAERNPRTVFIIDEAYRDFVWTEELRGAPEILPNVVRLRSLTKIYDLCGARIGALAADEAAVKKIKARQPEWSVGGLAQQAALWRVADKTLKSRTREYYAREIPRLTNALNEAGFAARPTCANFFLMEIEDDEKFIRFMLARGIVVRHTRNFAGLDGRFVRIAARTSEEDDLLIAAAREYAAKG from the coding sequence ATGGAATTCCGCGCGCACGGGGCGAACCCCGAAAAACTCTACGAACAATTCGGAATCCCGAAACCGGAGAAAATCTACGACTTCAGCACCAACACCAACGCCGTGCCGCAGCGCGCGGGCTTCGTCCCCGACCTGCGCGCCGCTCTCGAAGACTACCCGGACGGCGACTGCATCGCACTGCGCGCCGCGCTCGCCGGGGAATACGGCCTTCCGGCGGAAAACCTGCTCGTCACGAGCGGCTCCAACGAAGCGATATACATCATAGCCTCATACGCGGCCTCGCGCGAAAACCTCCTGCTCCAGCCCGTCTACGGCGAATACCGCACGGCGCTCGAAGGCTACGGCGCGCGGACGCGGAACATATTCTCGCTAGGCGAGGCCGAAGGCGCGGAAAACGCCGCCGTCTGGCTCTGCAACCCGTGCAACCCGACCGGCGCGCTGATTCCCGACGCGGAGCTCGACGCGGCGGCGGAACGCAACCCGAGAACAGTTTTCATAATCGACGAGGCCTACCGCGATTTCGTCTGGACGGAGGAACTTCGCGGCGCGCCGGAAATTTTGCCGAACGTCGTGCGGCTGCGCTCGCTTACGAAAATTTACGACCTCTGCGGCGCGCGCATCGGCGCTCTCGCCGCGGACGAAGCCGCCGTGAAAAAGATAAAGGCGCGCCAGCCCGAGTGGAGCGTCGGCGGCCTCGCGCAGCAGGCGGCGCTCTGGCGCGTCGCCGACAAAACGCTCAAAAGCCGCACGCGCGAATACTACGCGCGCGAGATACCGCGCCTTACGAACGCGCTGAACGAAGCGGGCTTCGCGGCGCGCCCGACCTGCGCGAATTTCTTCCTCATGGAAATCGAAGACGACGAAAAATTCATCCGCTTCATGCTCGCACGCGGCATAGTCGTGCGCCACACGCGAAACTTCGCGGGCCTCGACGGCCGGTTCGTAAGAATAGCCGCGCGCACGAGCGAGGAGGACGACCTGCTGATAGCCGCGGCGCGCGAATACGCCGCGAAAGGCTGA
- the cbiB gene encoding adenosylcobinamide-phosphate synthase CbiB, translated as MQIIMALLLDSLFGDPRGVPHPVAGIGRLISFYEKFFYGRPGSKAGGAMLAAAVLVTAGAAVSLVLSFAAYLGEWIYAAVNIYLLYAALAFKSLKDESAPVARLLADDDLEGARRQVGRIVGRDTEQLSESGVVRATVETIAESYIDGIVSVLFYMALGSLCGQAALFAWLFKAASTMDSMIGYDDERYHDFGWAAAKLDDLLNFVPARLGGLIAIAAGALAGMDWKRAWRTFRRDRLNHKSPNSAHGESVFAGLLGIQLGGGAFYGGEWEPRPTLGDDLREPEPDDIFRAQYVLNISVAICAVLIFAIR; from the coding sequence TTGCAGATAATCATGGCTTTGCTGCTCGACTCGCTGTTCGGGGATCCGCGCGGCGTTCCTCACCCCGTCGCGGGGATAGGGCGGCTCATAAGTTTTTATGAAAAATTCTTCTACGGACGGCCCGGCTCGAAGGCCGGGGGCGCGATGCTCGCCGCAGCCGTGCTCGTTACCGCAGGCGCGGCGGTCTCGCTCGTCCTCTCCTTCGCGGCCTATCTCGGCGAATGGATATACGCCGCGGTCAACATCTATCTGCTCTACGCGGCGCTGGCCTTCAAGTCGCTCAAGGACGAATCCGCGCCGGTCGCGCGGCTTTTGGCCGACGACGACCTCGAGGGGGCGCGCCGCCAGGTCGGACGCATCGTCGGGCGCGACACGGAGCAACTCTCCGAAAGCGGCGTCGTGCGCGCGACGGTCGAGACGATAGCGGAAAGCTACATCGACGGCATAGTCTCCGTGCTCTTCTACATGGCGCTCGGCTCGCTCTGCGGGCAGGCGGCGCTGTTCGCGTGGCTCTTCAAGGCCGCCAGCACGATGGATTCGATGATAGGCTACGACGACGAGCGCTACCACGACTTCGGCTGGGCCGCGGCGAAGCTCGACGACCTGCTCAACTTCGTCCCAGCGCGGCTCGGCGGCCTCATCGCGATAGCGGCCGGCGCGCTCGCGGGCATGGACTGGAAGCGCGCGTGGCGCACATTCCGGCGTGACAGGCTCAACCACAAAAGCCCGAACAGCGCGCACGGCGAAAGCGTATTCGCGGGGCTGCTCGGCATACAGCTCGGCGGCGGGGCCTTCTACGGCGGCGAGTGGGAGCCGCGCCCGACGCTCGGCGACGACCTGCGCGAGCCGGAGCCGGACGACATCTTCCGCGCTCAGTACGTCCTCAACATCTCCGTCGCGATATGCGCCGTGCTGATATTCGCGATAAGGTGA
- a CDS encoding amidohydrolase family protein, which yields MIIDFHTHVFPNTLAHPAMLKLHEQSRVPYESEAKVEDLLSAMKEAGVDKSVLLHIATKESQHQHVLEFAKETNSEKLISFGSVMPGSVSALEYVWKISDEGLKGVKLHTPLQRIDADDERIFPVYDLIRALNLILVFHAGWDATYRDEMRCSPQMLLNILKNFPGIKIIAAHMGGLHMQNEVMEYLAGKADLYFDTAYTADPWIDRPTMEKMIRMHGAERVLFGSDFPWHKPLHELEFVDSLGLSSEEKELILGGNARRLLGI from the coding sequence ATGATTATAGACTTTCATACTCACGTGTTTCCCAATACTCTGGCGCACCCCGCGATGCTCAAGCTTCACGAGCAGAGCCGCGTGCCCTACGAATCGGAGGCGAAGGTCGAAGACCTTCTCTCCGCGATGAAAGAGGCCGGCGTGGACAAGAGCGTCCTGCTGCACATAGCGACGAAGGAGAGCCAGCACCAGCACGTGCTGGAATTCGCAAAGGAGACAAATTCGGAAAAACTCATCTCCTTCGGCTCCGTCATGCCCGGCTCCGTCAGCGCGCTCGAATACGTCTGGAAAATTTCGGACGAAGGGCTGAAGGGCGTAAAGCTCCACACGCCGCTCCAGCGCATAGACGCCGACGACGAGCGCATCTTCCCCGTCTACGACCTTATACGCGCGCTGAACCTCATACTCGTCTTCCACGCGGGATGGGACGCGACCTACCGCGACGAAATGCGCTGCTCGCCGCAGATGCTTCTGAATATCCTGAAAAACTTCCCCGGTATAAAGATAATCGCCGCGCACATGGGCGGCCTGCACATGCAGAACGAGGTCATGGAATATCTCGCCGGCAAAGCCGATCTGTACTTCGACACCGCCTACACCGCCGACCCGTGGATAGACAGGCCGACGATGGAAAAAATGATACGTATGCACGGGGCCGAGCGCGTGCTCTTCGGCAGCGACTTCCCGTGGCACAAGCCGCTTCACGAGCTGGAGTTCGTCGATAGCCTCGGCCTGAGCTCCGAGGAGAAGGAGCTTATCCTCGGCGGCAACGCGCGGAGGCTGCTCGGGATATAA